The following DNA comes from Papaver somniferum cultivar HN1 chromosome 4, ASM357369v1, whole genome shotgun sequence.
TGATGAATCATACTAGTTAACATAATTCGAGAAAAGATTTTTCTAGTTCAAATATACTATACATGTCGAACAGAACTGAGTAGATCGGTTACCTGTGGTTTAGACATTACTTCAGGGTACTTCCTATCTCCGACCAAAACAAAAGACTTTTGGGTACTCCCTTGCACACTACATATTGTCGCTAGTTCACGATGTTTTTTATTAAATGATTTCAGGTCAATCCGAAGAAAACAATTAATAAGGCGTTTCATTTAGTCAAATTTGAACAGTCTTCAGTCTTCAGCTTCCAACACCATCTCAATTCTCAAGGCAATAAGAGTAAAAGATACCTTTTCGAAAAACATAAGGCAATGAGTTCTCTATCCTCTTCGTCTTCCCACGTTAATTCAGTCAGATGTTTGGCTTAGACTTCTTCTATAAAGACCACCGCACTGAGTTCTCTAACctaagaaaaaaccctaatttctctttctTTCCCACACTGCAAGAAACTAGAATATAAGAGAAGCAAAAATGTCCAGCATTTCAGAAGACCTCTACCTTCAAATCCTTATAAGGGTACCAGTGAAATTTACGTTTGTATGCAAGTGTGTGTGCAAGAATTGGTTAGATCTAATTTCTAGTCCTAAGTTTATCAAAATGCATCTTGATTTTAATATCCAAAAGAATAACTATAATCTCATGCTTAATGAGTTTAGTGAGTTTAGCCAGGATTACGAATTGCACTCCATAAGTTATAATTCATTATCGGTAGCGTCCGTGAATGAATTCCAAGATGGTGTTGTTAATATGAATTACCCATTTATATCCGAGGATCATGATGTTGCATTGAAAAGTTCATGTGATGGTTTAGTTTGCTTAGGTTTTCATGATGGTAGCGATTTCTTCTTGTGTCTTTGGAACCCAGCCACCAATGAGTATCTTGAACTTCCTGAACCACCCCGtgaagatgcaaacgagtgtGAGCACTCGTATTTGTTAGACTTATTTTCCATTTATGCTTTAGGTTATGATTACAAGATAGATGATTACAAGTTGGTAAAAGTCTTGATGGGAGGAAGGGACAGTTTAATCTACATTTATACGTTGGGATCAAATTCCTGGGAATCCATTCAAACCATCCCTTATAAGTGTACTATTAATACAGGGTCTGCTGGGGATATTATTGGTGGAGCTGCTCATTGGTTAGTCGAAACCCCGACCAACTCCAAGGCTATAGTGTCCTTCGATATCAGCGAACAGAGATTAGAAGAATTGCAACTACCAGAAGAACCTCTGATAAAGAAGCAGACTTTCACTCTGGGAAAGTGGGATGAGTCTCTCTGTCTACTTGTTAATGTTGATAACAATATTCAATTTGATGTATGGGTGATGCAGGAGTACAGAGTTCAGGATTCTTGGTCTAAACATATTTCTGTTACCCTGAGATCGGTTGCAAAGGACTCCTTTTTGAGGCTGATGTGGTCTTTCAAGAATGGTAAGATTCTACTTAAGACTAGCGGTGATTTAGTACTGTATGACCCGACGAATGCAAGTCCAAGCGAAACATATATTTGTTGTCGAAGGCTGGTGCCCGGAGTGGAGAATTATGTCGAAAGCCTAGTTTCGCTCAACTCTGGTACTTATGTGGGAAGATAGAACTCTAGAGGCGTCAGATAGAAACATGAAGATAACGCCTTAAGAGGTAAAGAATAATTATGGTGCATTTGGTGATTTCTATATTTTGATCGATCTTGCAAACTCTTTGGTATGTGGCATAATAGTGGGACAAGGGATATTGTGTTTCATATCCAATCTAGAGCTAATACAATTTCGAAATTCGAATTTTGTTGTCCTTTTTTTTGTTGTGTTTGTTTGTTGTGAACATTCATTCTTTTGAAGTTCTTTAACAATATTAGGGATCTTTTATCATTGCAGTACTACTCCTCAG
Coding sequences within:
- the LOC113271946 gene encoding F-box/kelch-repeat protein At3g06240-like → MSSISEDLYLQILIRVPVKFTFVCKCVCKNWLDLISSPKFIKMHLDFNIQKNNYNLMLNEFSEFSQDYELHSISYNSLSVASVNEFQDGVVNMNYPFISEDHDVALKSSCDGLVCLGFHDGSDFFLCLWNPATNEYLELPEPPREDANECEHSYLLDLFSIYALGYDYKIDDYKLVKVLMGGRDSLIYIYTLGSNSWESIQTIPYKCTINTGSAGDIIGGAAHWLVETPTNSKAIVSFDISEQRLEELQLPEEPLIKKQTFTLGKWDESLCLLVNVDNNIQFDVWVMQEYRVQDSWSKHISVTLRSVAKDSFLRLMWSFKNGKILLKTSGDLVLYDPTNASPSETYICCRRLVPGVENYVESLVSLNSGTYVGR